In the Harmonia axyridis chromosome 3, icHarAxyr1.1, whole genome shotgun sequence genome, one interval contains:
- the LOC123675931 gene encoding uncharacterized protein LOC123675931 — MVELAHSDPLAPSTSSSGVGLREENSRGSNVTLVSSATLNERGMSLHSFAVESEVFMGKAQFCIETVLQDSFVRFSTNKRAMTIHSFLTEIPPVDKKNRFIITTFYYEIKPRKVELSNFSSDTTEIHSVEKDVRSLGANTIQRTSLFRITNAEVVTVTKSMDMSLETFHQEIPPKETYAESSENLKRLDEHIKSLQSVFDKVRVSRELNHSNDTNRAKDLGYLDIKLFLENASTQTQEASKPPTDLSWVKIESLILECEYARATANMMRRYPFYYDFLKRCYADRHFCREGELRHLRPKQKNLKRAIIHAYGCNRSYLEAIDSLLLETYNNQRNRSRF; from the coding sequence ATGGTCGAATTGGCCCATAGCGACCCATTAGCACCCTCCACCAGCAGCAGTGGCGTGGGACTGAGGGAGGAAAACTCGAGAGGGTCTAACGTGACCTTGGTATCTTCAGCCACTCTGAACGAAAGGGGGATGAGCCTTCATTCCTTCGCAGTGGAAAGCGAGGTATTCATGGGAAAAGCACAGTTTTGCATCGAGACCGTTCTCCAGGACAGTTTCGTACGTTTTTCCACAAATAAACGGGCCATGACCATCCATAGTTTTCTTACTGAAATACCTCCAGTAGACAAGAAGAACCGTTTCATTATTACTACATTCTACTACGAGATAAAGCCACGAAAAGTAGAATTATCGAATTTTTCGAGCGATACCACTGAAATCCATAGCGTGGAGAAAGATGTCAGATCTCTTGGAGCCAATACAATCCAAAGAACCAGTTTATTTCGTATCACAAACGCCGAAGTTGTGACAGTCACCAAATCCATGGATATGTCCCTGGAAACTTTCCACCAAGAGATCCCCCCTAAAGAAACATACGCAGAATCCTCAGAAAACCTCAAAAGACTTGACGAACACATCAAGTCCCTCCAGAGCGTCTTCGATAAGGTTAGAGTATCTCGAGAGCTCAATCATTCCAACGATACGAACAGAGCGAAGGACCTAGGTTACTTAGATATTAAATTATTCTTGGAAAACGCCAGTACTCAAACGCAGGAAGCATCTAAACCTCCCACGGATCTTTCTTGGGTGAAGATAGAATCGCTAATTTTGGAATGCGAGTATGCCAGAGCCACAGCCAACATGATGAGACGCTATCCGTTCTATTACGATTTCCTGAAGAGGTGTTATGCTGATAGACACTTCTGTCGTGAGGGTGAGTTGAGGCATCTCAGGCCGAAGCAGAAGAATCTTAAGAGGGCGATCATACACGCTTATGGCTGTAATAGAAGTTATCTAGAAGCTATCGACTCTCTTCTGTTGGAAACTTACAACAATCAGAGGAATAGATCTAggttttga